Proteins encoded together in one Miscanthus floridulus cultivar M001 chromosome 16, ASM1932011v1, whole genome shotgun sequence window:
- the LOC136511939 gene encoding uncharacterized protein: MPVSSSHNKPPSCVTCGILAPCRRALTRLFRVPVSAALSVRAFRFRNLRKAAARMSPRRRRCRKTFRSVRAVFWPLVPTSTTPATSTAAGEAARGAVPAPQAVVHETPVIAPVSSPETPAYMKVVARLRSERSAASGGGEDGDKEEEEACRSFESCLMEMLVEDGKARDLQDVEELLRCWERLKSPVFVDLVCRFYGELCNDLFPTPGVNEVDIGGCGGDGSESTSGA; the protein is encoded by the coding sequence ATGCCTGTTTCCTCGTCTCATAACAAACCGCCTTCCTGCGTGACATGCGGCATCCTCGCGCCATGCCGGCGAGCACTCACGCGGCTGTTCCGCGTCCCGGTATCCGCTGCGCTCTCCGTCAGGGCCTTCCGCTTCCGTAACCTCCGGAAGGCAGCGGCCAGGATGAGCCCACGCCGCCGTCGCTGCCGCAAGACGTTCCGGTCGGTGCGCGCTGTCTTCTGGCCGCTCGTCCCGACGTCGACCACGCCGGCGACCTCTACAGCAGCAGGCGAGGCCGCGCGGGGGGCAGTACCGGCACCGCAAGCAGTGGTGCACGAGACTCCGGTGATCGCGCCGGTGTCGTCCCCAGAGACGCCCGCTTACATGAAGGTGGTGGCGCGGCTGCGGTCAGAGAGGAGCGCTGCTAGCGGAGGCGGAGAGGACGgggacaaggaggaggaggaggcgtgcCGGAGCTTCGAGAGCTGTCTGATGGAGATGCTGGTGGAGGACGGGAAAGCGAGGGACCTGCAGGACGTGGAGGAGCTCCTGCGGTGTTGGGAGCGGCTCAAGTCGCCGGTCTTCGTCGACCTGGTGTGCAGGTTCTATGGCGAACTCTGCAATGACCTGTTCCCCACGCCAGGGGTAAACGAAGTTGACatcggcggctgcggcggcgacgGCTCCGAGTCCACGTCCGGCGCTTGA